The sequence below is a genomic window from Croceicoccus marinus.
GACGGACGCGATTATCATTTCGTGGACAAGCCGACCTTCGACCGCATGGCCGACGATCACGAGTTTCTGGAATGGGCGCATGTGTTCGGCCATAGCTATGGCACGCCCAAGGCCCAGATCTGGGCCGGGCTGAAGGCGGGCACCGATTTCCTGTTCGACATCGACTGGCAGGGCACGCAGCAATTGTCGCAGCGCGCGCGCGAGGATGTCGTGCCGGTGTTCATCCTGCCGCCCAGCATCGACGAGCTGCGCCGCCGCCTGATGGCGCGCGGCACCGACGACATGAAGGTGATCGAGGCGCGCATGGATCGCGCGCGGGCCGAGATCAGCCATTGGTCGGATTACGACTACGTCGTGGTCAATGACGATATCGACCGCTGTTTCGAGAAGGTGCGCCGCATCCTCGACGCCGAGCGCATGCGCCGGGAGCGGCAGACCGGGCTGGTCAATTTCGTCCGCCAGCTGACCGGCGAAGGTTCGCCCACCTGATCCGTCACCTCCTGGGTCTAGAACGCGCGGCTCCAGCGCAGGCCCGCGCCCATGTCCGCGCTGGCGGACGCGACGTGGCCCGGGTCGCGGCGCATGAACAGGCTGGCCGCCGCTGTTCCGCCCCACACCGGCCCCTCCCATGACAATTCGGTCGCGATCTCGCGCCCCGTGGGGCTGAGCGACAGTCGCGAGATTCCCATGGTCGCGCTTTCGCTGGCATAGTCGTAGGCGACGGGCAGGTTCAGCGCGAGCGCGCCCGATTCGACCCGCAGCGGCTGCGACACGCGCAGGGCCAGCCTGTCCTGCCGGGTGAAGATGCCGCTGCGTGCCGCATCGATGCTCCAGCCTGAGGTGTGCAGCAGCGCGGCATCGGTCATCAGCCCGCCCGCGATGGGCCGCGTCAGGCCCTGCCGCACCGACAGGCCGAAACGCCAGCCGGGCGAGGCATCCCAGCCCGCCGCCAGATCGAGGAACATGCTGTCCGCGCCGCCCCGGCCCACCAGCGCGCTTTGAAAGCTGCCGCCGAGCAGGGTTGTATCCTCGTGCAGCCAGGACGCGCCCAGCGATGCGTCGATCGCGCCCTTTCGCGCATCGGCAGACACGCCGTAGCGAGCCAGTCGGTTCCGCCGCGCCGGAAGGATCGCCAGCTCGTCGTCCAGCCGCTCGTTCCAGACCGCGCCAGCCTCTCCCGACAGGGTCAGGCCCCAGCCGCCCATCTCGCGGCGTATCGCCATCGAACCCGCGTTCATCGCGGCGAAGCCCAGGTCCGTGCCCGGTTCCTGCGCGACCATAAAGGCCGGGCGATCCGCACCGCGCAGGCTCGCCTCAAGCCCGCTCGCGCCCTGGCGGAAGCCGAAGGCGACCTCGGTCCCCGGTGCGATCCGCGCGCTGATCCGCGCGGCGAGAAGCTGTGCCTGCGCCGCATCCTCGCTGCGCAGCTGGGGGGGGCCGCCGCCCGGCCCGCCATGAATGCCATCGGCCACCGCGAAGGATGCGCCCAGGCCGCCCGCCTGCAGGCTGGCACCCCGCGCGCTGCCCATCAGCGAGCGTGCGAAATCGCGGCGCGGTGCGGCGCTGCGCAGCCGCCCGGCAAGATCGACCGAATAGGCACGCCCATAGCCGTCGAGCAGGATCGCGCCGGTCGTGCCCTGCTGTCCCGCGTCCCCCATCGCGGGGCTGACGCTGCCCGCGGCGGTCGCCAGCGACAGCGCCGTGCCATGCCCGGCCAGCGTGGTCGTCCCGCTTGGCGCGAAGGCCGCGCCGATGTCCAGCACGCCGCGTCCGTAGATCGCATCGGTCCCGCGCTCTCCGGCATCGCGGGCGTTGTCCAGCAGCAGGCTGACGATCTCGGCCCCGCTGAGATTGGGGAACGCCTGCGCCAGCAGCGCCGCCGCGCCGGCAATCTGCGGCGCTGCGAAACTGGTTCCGTTGACGACATAGACGAAATCGGTGCCGTCCCGCGTCTCGGTATAGATTTGGCCGTCCTGGTAGACGCAGCACACATCCTCGCCCTGCGCGGCCAGGAACGAGGCGGCGTACCGTCCCGCCTTGTTGCTGAACGAGGATATCTGCGCCTCGGCATCGACCGAACCGGCGATGATCACATTGGCGCCGCCCGCGCGCAGCGTGCCGATGGCGAAGGGATCGGGATTTTCCGGATCGATCGACAGGTCGCCGCCTTCTCCGTCATTGCCAGCGGACACGACGATCACCGCCCCCGCCTCGGCGGCGGAGGCCAGCGCGCTGCGCAGCACGCTGGACGGGTTGGAGCCGCCCAGCGAGATATTGATCACCCGCGCGCCCGCGGACACCGCCAGGTTCACGCCGCGGGCGATGTCGCTATCGTTGAAGCTGCAGCCGGTGACCGGGTTGACGGGATCGAACCCCTGGCACGTGCCGGGAAGATCGGCGCGAAAGGCGATGATGGTTGCGTCATAGGCCATGCCCATCACGCCGCGGTCGTTGCGCGCCGCAGCCGCCACCAGCGCGACCTGCGTGCCGTGGCCGTCGGGCGAATCGATGCCGCGGTCCCCCGCCACGTCGCGCGAGGCGCTGGAAATGCGGCCCGCGAATTCCGGGTTGTCGGGATCGATGCCGGTGTCGATGATGGCGATGCCCACGCCCCTGCCCGTCGCACCGTCCTGCCAGGCGGCCACCGCATCGTGCAGCGCAGGCCCGTCGGAGCGGCGGAATTCGGCCGTATCGAAATCGATGTCGGGCGTTGGCGCGGGCTGCGGGGCAGGCGCCGGGGTCGGCGTCGAGATCGGACCACCGCCTGAACCGCCGCCACCGCCGCAGGCCGACAGCATCGCCAGTGCGGACAGCGCCGCCAGCATGTATGCCGCTCTGCAGCGCGCGGGTCGTCCGGTATCCATCGCATCCCCCAGCAGGATTGTTCCCACGTCGAACGGAAACGCTGCGCGCGCCCGTCCCGAAGCCTTGCCCGATCGACCAAAAGCCCCCACGATCCGGCCATCCCCGATAAGTGACGCGAACGCCACGAAAAATCGAGCGGCAATTACGTATAGGCTGCGTGCCGGCGCTTCAAGCAAGCCGCGGGATCGCTTCGCGGCCATTGCCCATCCGCGGCAGAGGCGATAGGCGGAGCGCCGTCCCGGCCCGCCCGCGTCGGCGGACTGGCTCCATCGTTACCAGAAAGAGACCGCCCAGCATGACCACCCGTTCCGAGCTGATCGCCCGCATCGATGCCGCATTCGACGATCGCGCCAATGTCACCCCCGAAAGCGCCGACGTGCGCAAGGATGTCGAGGAAGCGCTGGCGCTGCTGGATTCGGGTGAGGCGCGCGTGGCCGAGAAGACCGGCGGCGAGTGGACCGTCAACCAATGGCTGAAAAAGGCGGTGCTGCTGTCCTTCCGCCTGAACGATAACGAGATCGTGCCCTATGGCTCGGCGGGCGAGAGCGCGTTCGACAAGGTGCCGTCGAAGTTCGCAGGCTGGACCGACGGGCGTTTCGCCGAGAACGGCTTTCGCGTGGTGCCCGGCGCGGTGGCGCGGCGCGGCAGCTTCATCGGCAGGGGCGTGGTGCTGATGCCCAGCTTCGTCAATATCGGGGCCTATGTCGATGAAGGCACGATGGTCGATACCTGGGCCACCGTCGGGTCCTGCGCGCAGATCGGCAAGAACGTCCACATTTCGGGCGGCGCGGGGATCGGCGGCGTGCTGGAGCCGCTGCAGGCCGGGCCCGTCATCATCGAGGACGGTGCCTTCATCGGCGCCCGCAGCGAAGTCGCCGA
It includes:
- a CDS encoding S8 family peptidase — its product is MDTGRPARCRAAYMLAALSALAMLSACGGGGGSGGGPISTPTPAPAPQPAPTPDIDFDTAEFRRSDGPALHDAVAAWQDGATGRGVGIAIIDTGIDPDNPEFAGRISSASRDVAGDRGIDSPDGHGTQVALVAAAARNDRGVMGMAYDATIIAFRADLPGTCQGFDPVNPVTGCSFNDSDIARGVNLAVSAGARVINISLGGSNPSSVLRSALASAAEAGAVIVVSAGNDGEGGDLSIDPENPDPFAIGTLRAGGANVIIAGSVDAEAQISSFSNKAGRYAASFLAAQGEDVCCVYQDGQIYTETRDGTDFVYVVNGTSFAAPQIAGAAALLAQAFPNLSGAEIVSLLLDNARDAGERGTDAIYGRGVLDIGAAFAPSGTTTLAGHGTALSLATAAGSVSPAMGDAGQQGTTGAILLDGYGRAYSVDLAGRLRSAAPRRDFARSLMGSARGASLQAGGLGASFAVADGIHGGPGGGPPQLRSEDAAQAQLLAARISARIAPGTEVAFGFRQGASGLEASLRGADRPAFMVAQEPGTDLGFAAMNAGSMAIRREMGGWGLTLSGEAGAVWNERLDDELAILPARRNRLARYGVSADARKGAIDASLGASWLHEDTTLLGGSFQSALVGRGGADSMFLDLAAGWDASPGWRFGLSVRQGLTRPIAGGLMTDAALLHTSGWSIDAARSGIFTRQDRLALRVSQPLRVESGALALNLPVAYDYASESATMGISRLSLSPTGREIATELSWEGPVWGGTAAASLFMRRDPGHVASASADMGAGLRWSRAF
- the dapD gene encoding 2,3,4,5-tetrahydropyridine-2,6-dicarboxylate N-succinyltransferase, whose protein sequence is MTTRSELIARIDAAFDDRANVTPESADVRKDVEEALALLDSGEARVAEKTGGEWTVNQWLKKAVLLSFRLNDNEIVPYGSAGESAFDKVPSKFAGWTDGRFAENGFRVVPGAVARRGSFIGRGVVLMPSFVNIGAYVDEGTMVDTWATVGSCAQIGKNVHISGGAGIGGVLEPLQAGPVIIEDGAFIGARSEVAEGVTIGEGAVLSMGVFIGASTKIIDRDTGEVHVGKVPPYAVVVPGSMPGKPLPDGTPGPSLYCAVIVKTVDAQTRSKTGINELLRP
- the gmk gene encoding guanylate kinase: MVDPRLSDTRPVTALARRGLMFILSSPSGAGKTTIARKLLQSDPGVALSVSATTRAIRPGEVDGRDYHFVDKPTFDRMADDHEFLEWAHVFGHSYGTPKAQIWAGLKAGTDFLFDIDWQGTQQLSQRAREDVVPVFILPPSIDELRRRLMARGTDDMKVIEARMDRARAEISHWSDYDYVVVNDDIDRCFEKVRRILDAERMRRERQTGLVNFVRQLTGEGSPT